One genomic region from Falco rusticolus isolate bFalRus1 chromosome 19, bFalRus1.pri, whole genome shotgun sequence encodes:
- the PSMD4 gene encoding 26S proteasome non-ATPase regulatory subunit 4, which yields MVLESTMVCVDNSEYMRNGDFLPTRLQAQQDAVNIVCHSKTRSNPENNVGLITLANNCEVLTTLTPDTGRILSKLHTVQPKGKITFCTGIRVAHLALKHRQGKNHKMRIIAFVGSPVEDNEKDLVKLAKRLKKEKVNVDIINFGEEEANTDKLTAFINTLNGKDGTGSHLVTVPPGPSLADALISSPILAGEGGAMLGLGASDFEFGVDPSADPELALALRVSMEEQRQRQEEEARRAAAASAAEAGIAATGGDDSDDALLKMTITQQEFGRAGLPDLSSMTEEEQIAYAMQMSLQGAEFAQAEAAEVDSSTAMDTSEPAKEEDDYDVMQDPEFLQSVLENLPGVDPNNEAIRNAMGSLASQASKDSKDKKEEEKN from the exons ATGGTTCTGGAGAGCACCATGGTGTG tgttGACAACAGCGAGTACATGAGGAATGGAGACTTCTTACCCACTCGCCTGCAAGCCCAGCAAGATGCTGTCAACATTGTGTGCCACTCAAAAACCCGCAGTAACCCCGAGAACAACGTGGGGCTCATCACCTTAGCCAA TAACTGTGAAGTGTTGACCACGCTCACTCCAGACACAGGCCGGATCCTTTCAAAGCTACACACGGTGCAACCCAAAGGGAAAATTACCTTTTGCACAGGGATCAGAGTTGCTCAC CTGGCTTTAAAACATCGCCAAGGCAAGAACCATAAGATGCGAATCATCGCCTTTGTTGGGAGCCCTGTAGAAGATAATGAGAAAGAT CTGGTGAAACTGGCGAAGCGTCTTAAGAAAGAGAAAGTCAACGTTGACATCATCAATTTTGGAGAAGAG GAAGCCAACACGGACAAGCTGACCGCCTTCATTAACACCTTAAACGGCAAGGACGGCACCGGTTCCCACCTGGTGACGGTGCCACCGGGGCCAAGCCTGGCCGATGCCCTGATCAGCTCCCCCATCCTGGCCGGGGAGGGAGGTGCCATGCTGGGCCTGGGCGCCAGCGACTTCGAGTTCGGCGTGGACCCCAGCGCGGACCCGGAGCTGGCGCTG GCTCTGCGTGTCTCCatggaggagcagaggcagcgGCAAGAGGAGGAGGCCAGGAGGGCTGCGGCCGCCTCTGCGGCCGAGGCTGGGATCGCAGCCACTGGTGGGGATG ATTCAGACGATGCTCTGCTGAAGATGACGATAACTCAGCAGGAGTttggccgggccgggctgccTGACCTCAGCAGCATGACGGAGGAGGAGCAGATCGCCTATGCCATGCAGATGTCGCTGCAGGGAGCAG AGTTTGCCCAGGCGGAGGCAGCAGAGGtggacagcagcacagccatggaTACCTCCGAACCCGCTAAG GAGGAAGACGATTACGATGTGATGCAGGACCCCGAGTTCTTGCAGAGTGTGCTGGAGAACCTGCCGGGCGTGGACCCCAACAACGAGGCCATCCGCAACGCCATGGGCTCCCTGGCCTCTCAGGCCTCCAAGGACAGCAAGGacaaaaaggaggaggagaaaaattgA